A region of Flavobacterium indicum GPTSA100-9 = DSM 17447 DNA encodes the following proteins:
- a CDS encoding exostosin domain-containing protein, whose translation MIKIYTQKSYFTENNRKVLFPLFLDLVYLKDAKATHLFEVVDEIQKADIAIIPLTINYFIENKREQELNDFINSCLLNGKRVWGYTGGDRGLSYRKDITIFRLGGLQSKLDANNEILPSFVTDPYTYCLDFEFEVLNKTDKPSIGFVGNANNDFKEFLKELGINWYFNVKYLWNKSVGDYQPFYASGLTRYKLLKKIESSNKLNCNFIYRDKYRAGARTEEEIRITTYQFFENIAQNLFTICIRGAGNFSVRFYETLVMGRIPVFIATDAKLPLENFIQWDKHCVFTTKANVEKDVLAFYNSKSEAELQEIQIANRNLALNLLNKVDYFYHLAQSQK comes from the coding sequence ATGATTAAAATTTATACTCAAAAGAGCTATTTTACCGAGAATAATAGAAAAGTACTGTTTCCATTATTTCTAGATTTAGTTTATCTAAAAGATGCTAAAGCAACTCATTTATTTGAAGTAGTTGATGAGATTCAAAAGGCAGATATTGCCATAATCCCCTTAACCATTAATTATTTTATTGAAAATAAAAGGGAACAAGAACTAAATGATTTTATTAATTCTTGTTTGCTGAACGGTAAACGTGTTTGGGGGTATACAGGTGGTGATAGAGGTCTGTCGTACCGAAAGGATATTACTATTTTTAGATTGGGAGGTTTGCAATCAAAATTAGATGCAAATAATGAAATTTTGCCCTCATTTGTGACTGATCCTTATACGTATTGCTTAGATTTTGAATTTGAAGTTTTAAATAAAACGGATAAACCTTCTATTGGATTTGTGGGTAATGCAAATAATGATTTCAAAGAGTTTTTAAAGGAATTGGGGATAAATTGGTATTTTAATGTAAAGTATCTTTGGAATAAAAGTGTGGGCGATTATCAACCGTTCTATGCATCTGGTTTAACTCGCTATAAGTTGTTGAAAAAAATTGAATCTTCAAATAAATTGAATTGTAATTTTATTTATCGAGATAAATATAGAGCAGGTGCAAGAACTGAAGAAGAAATAAGAATAACCACATACCAGTTTTTTGAAAATATTGCTCAAAATCTTTTTACGATTTGCATTAGAGGTGCAGGTAATTTCTCCGTTCGATTTTATGAAACATTAGTTATGGGTAGAATTCCCGTTTTTATTGCAACCGATGCTAAATTGCCTTTAGAGAATTTTATCCAATGGGATAAGCATTGTGTTTTTACCACAAAAGCTAATGTTGAAAAAGACGTTTTAGCTTTTTATAATTCTAAATCTGAAGCTGAATTGCAAGAAATTCAAATAGCTAACAGAAATTTAGCTCTAAACTTGCTTAATAAAGTAGATTATTTCTACCATTTAGCACAATCTCAAAAATAG
- a CDS encoding glycosyltransferase family 2 protein, with translation MQLSVVSTLYKSKPFLDTFIDEIQKAIHDIKIAEFELLFVNDGSPDDSLAYLIERKKEIPQIKILDLSRNFGHHYAMQAGLSHAKGDLIFLIDNDLETPPSILIDFYKIINEDNSIDVVYGFQEVRKGGFLEKQFGSIFWNVINKLSDTKIPHNILTERLMTKQYVDKLLELNDANLFLGGMFYWVGFNQKGVPVKKGVRKGASTYTLKRKLQLMLHAVTSFSGKPLEWLFYFGLTITFSSILFLIYLIIQKIIHQEEVQLGWTSIVAVNVLILGIISTFLGIIGIYLYKIFNQVQGRPNSIIKKIYE, from the coding sequence ATGCAATTATCTGTAGTTTCTACCTTATATAAATCTAAACCATTTTTAGATACTTTTATTGATGAAATTCAAAAAGCAATTCACGACATAAAAATAGCTGAATTTGAATTACTGTTTGTAAATGACGGATCTCCAGATGATTCTTTAGCTTATTTAATCGAAAGAAAAAAAGAAATTCCACAAATAAAAATTTTAGATTTAAGTAGAAATTTTGGACATCATTATGCCATGCAAGCCGGATTGTCTCATGCTAAGGGCGATTTAATTTTTTTAATCGATAATGATTTAGAAACACCACCAAGTATTTTGATTGATTTTTATAAAATAATCAATGAAGATAATTCTATTGATGTTGTTTATGGATTTCAAGAAGTTAGAAAAGGAGGTTTTCTCGAAAAGCAATTCGGAAGTATCTTTTGGAACGTTATTAATAAATTATCAGATACTAAAATTCCACATAATATACTAACCGAACGTTTGATGACCAAACAATATGTTGATAAATTACTGGAATTAAACGATGCTAATTTGTTTTTAGGTGGAATGTTTTATTGGGTAGGATTTAATCAAAAAGGTGTTCCAGTTAAAAAAGGCGTAAGGAAAGGAGCAAGTACCTATACTTTAAAAAGAAAATTACAATTAATGCTTCATGCCGTTACTTCTTTTTCAGGTAAACCTTTGGAATGGTTGTTTTACTTTGGGTTAACAATTACTTTCTCGTCTATTTTATTTTTGATATATTTAATTATACAAAAAATTATTCATCAAGAGGAAGTTCAATTAGGTTGGACTTCAATTGTGGCTGTAAATGTTTTGATATTAGGAATAATTTCCACATTTTTGGGAATAATTGGTATTTACTTGTATAAAATTTTTAATCAAGTTCAGGGAAGACCCAATAGTATAATTAAAAAAATTTATGAATAA
- a CDS encoding glycosyltransferase family 4 protein, with protein MKIAFLTSEYPHEKTGNAGGIGTSIKTLANALTSLDHEVRVIVYGQKSDAIFNDGKIIVHQIKNIKFKGLSWYFTQKKIEKNINQLHFEGLIDVVEAPDWTGITSFIKPKKCPIVIKLHGSDTYFCYLDKRPVKRWNIFLEKRALQHANGFISVSKFTANLTNQLFNLEIPFKILPNGIDSNQFNANHSTNEYSSGKIVVLYFGTLIRKKGLLELPHIFNLVHEQNQTIELHLIGKDSPDIISGNSSTWQMMQELFTHNALEKVNYHGVIPYHEMKNKIASATICVFPTFAEALPVSWLEAMAMEKAIVASNIGWASEIISNHKDGVLINPKEHQLYANEIVNLINSTEKRIELSKHARSTIEQEFNIQKIAQSHIEYYNEIIKHD; from the coding sequence ATGAAAATTGCTTTTTTAACATCTGAATATCCTCATGAAAAAACTGGAAATGCGGGAGGAATTGGTACAAGTATAAAAACACTTGCAAATGCTTTAACGAGTTTAGATCATGAAGTAAGGGTTATTGTATATGGTCAAAAAAGCGATGCTATTTTTAATGACGGAAAAATAATTGTTCATCAAATTAAAAATATTAAGTTTAAAGGTCTCTCTTGGTACTTTACTCAAAAAAAAATAGAAAAAAATATTAATCAATTACATTTTGAAGGTTTAATTGATGTGGTAGAAGCACCAGATTGGACTGGAATTACTTCTTTTATTAAACCTAAAAAATGTCCAATTGTTATTAAATTGCATGGAAGTGATACTTATTTTTGTTATTTAGACAAAAGACCTGTAAAAAGGTGGAATATATTTCTTGAAAAAAGAGCACTGCAACACGCTAATGGTTTTATTTCAGTTAGTAAATTTACTGCTAATCTAACCAATCAATTGTTCAATCTAGAAATTCCTTTTAAAATACTACCCAACGGAATTGATAGCAATCAATTTAATGCAAATCATTCTACAAATGAATATAGTTCTGGAAAAATAGTTGTTTTGTATTTCGGAACCTTGATTAGGAAAAAAGGTTTGTTAGAATTGCCACATATTTTTAATTTAGTCCATGAGCAAAATCAAACTATAGAATTGCACTTAATTGGGAAAGATTCTCCAGATATTATTTCTGGTAATTCTTCTACATGGCAGATGATGCAGGAACTTTTTACTCATAATGCTTTAGAAAAAGTTAACTATCATGGTGTCATTCCTTATCATGAGATGAAAAATAAAATAGCATCAGCAACAATTTGTGTTTTTCCAACTTTTGCAGAAGCATTACCTGTTTCTTGGTTAGAAGCAATGGCAATGGAAAAAGCAATTGTAGCTTCAAATATTGGATGGGCGAGTGAAATCATATCAAATCATAAAGACGGTGTCTTAATCAATCCTAAGGAACATCAATTATACGCTAATGAAATTGTAAATTTGATCAATTCTACTGAAAAGAGAATTGAATTAAGTAAGCATGCAAGAAGTACGATTGAACAAGAATTTAATATTCAAAAAATTGCTCAATCACATATTGAATACTATAATGAAATAATTAAACATGATTAA
- a CDS encoding tail fiber domain-containing protein produces MKKNLITGLLLMSSYLIISQNYSEPFTAGNGGTNNVFIGEYSGAANTSLDNVAIGFSALKSNNSTYGTYNTAIGSNSQLNNISGGYNVSLGYGTLLNLKIGSNNTAIGHESLYNLGNNSNGEVIFNNQQLNTALGFRSAKNLISGNGNSIVGAWSMSNLKIGNNNTILGGSAMSAAIEAYDNVVIGGSSLYSNPSAINNTIVGHYSYVYSTGNYNIGLGNRNGNDNTTGNNNITIGNNSSAKNGDRNILIGNSTTTTSFGSNTNQYNILNIGNVIFGQNINNLNSVNGSGSMPGRIGIRTSTPQNTLEITSEIQNTSGLRFTNLTNLSPTILNPSSKVLSVNNLGDVILVDDKIGNLNAVTSSCANSNFVPKVDPTNNLNLICSQIFDNGTSVGIGTGAQPNSYFDYSFSTLPPFSGGSVPISGTVKLDVNGIIRTTGIFATSDKKFKKNIENINRALETVQLLDGKTYSWNKESKKEMNFDDNLHSGFIAQDLEKVLPHLVNTNYNGEKSVNYIEVIPYLVEAIKEQQNQILELKQIIEEWTESKKSNSIEEIKTSKFITIAPNPSNNEMLIKISNYNEVTNLELVVYSLNGEKISSNRLNTTLKSIEKKFYKDDYGTGTFILNLVANGKIIDSKKIIFK; encoded by the coding sequence ATGAAAAAAAATTTAATTACAGGACTTCTTTTAATGTCAAGTTACTTAATTATTTCTCAAAACTACTCAGAACCTTTTACTGCTGGAAATGGTGGAACAAACAATGTTTTTATAGGTGAGTATTCTGGAGCTGCCAATACTAGCTTAGATAATGTAGCTATTGGTTTTAGTGCATTAAAATCCAACAACTCAACCTATGGAACTTACAATACAGCCATTGGTTCTAATTCACAGCTTAATAACATTTCAGGAGGTTACAATGTTTCCTTGGGTTATGGAACACTATTAAATCTAAAAATCGGGAGTAATAATACTGCTATAGGACATGAATCTCTATACAACTTAGGAAATAATTCAAATGGTGAAGTAATTTTTAATAATCAACAATTAAATACTGCTTTAGGGTTTAGAAGTGCTAAAAATTTAATTTCGGGAAATGGTAATTCAATAGTTGGAGCATGGTCAATGTCAAATTTAAAAATTGGCAATAACAATACAATTTTAGGTGGATCAGCAATGTCAGCAGCAATTGAAGCTTATGATAATGTAGTAATTGGAGGTAGTTCGTTATATTCTAACCCTTCAGCAATAAACAATACAATAGTAGGTCATTATTCATATGTATATTCAACTGGAAATTACAATATAGGATTAGGTAATAGAAATGGTAATGATAATACAACTGGTAATAATAATATTACTATTGGTAATAATTCATCTGCAAAAAATGGAGATAGAAATATTTTAATTGGAAATTCAACAACAACTACTTCTTTTGGCTCTAACACAAATCAGTATAATATACTAAACATTGGAAATGTAATTTTTGGTCAAAATATTAACAATTTAAATAGTGTGAATGGTTCAGGTAGTATGCCTGGTAGAATTGGAATTAGAACAAGTACCCCTCAAAACACATTAGAAATCACAAGTGAAATACAAAATACTTCAGGTTTAAGATTTACTAATTTAACTAATTTAAGCCCAACTATTTTAAATCCATCTAGTAAAGTACTGTCAGTTAATAATTTAGGAGATGTAATATTAGTTGATGATAAAATAGGAAATTTAAATGCAGTAACTTCAAGTTGTGCCAATTCAAATTTTGTACCTAAAGTTGATCCAACAAACAATTTAAATTTAATTTGCAGTCAAATATTTGACAATGGAACAAGTGTAGGCATTGGTACTGGAGCACAACCAAATAGCTATTTTGATTATTCTTTTTCAACTTTACCACCATTTTCAGGCGGTTCAGTACCTATTTCAGGAACGGTTAAATTAGATGTAAATGGAATAATAAGAACAACTGGTATATTTGCAACTTCTGATAAAAAATTCAAAAAAAATATTGAAAACATAAATAGAGCTCTTGAAACTGTACAACTACTTGATGGTAAAACCTATTCATGGAATAAAGAATCAAAAAAAGAAATGAATTTTGATGATAATTTACATAGTGGATTTATTGCACAAGATTTAGAAAAAGTATTACCTCATTTAGTAAATACAAATTATAATGGAGAAAAATCAGTAAATTATATTGAAGTGATTCCTTATTTAGTAGAAGCTATTAAAGAGCAGCAAAATCAAATTTTAGAATTGAAACAAATTATTGAAGAATGGACAGAATCTAAAAAATCAAATTCCATAGAAGAAATTAAAACTTCAAAATTTATTACAATTGCGCCAAATCCTTCTAACAATGAAATGTTAATTAAAATTTCAAATTACAATGAGGTAACAAATCTTGAACTAGTAGTTTATAGCTTAAATGGTGAAAAAATTAGCAGTAATAGGCTTAATACAACATTAAAATCGATAGAAAAGAAATTCTATAAAGATGATTACGGTACTGGTACATTTATTTTAAATTTAGTTGCAAATGGAAAAATAATTGATAGCAAAAAGATAATTTTTAAATAA
- the rffA gene encoding dTDP-4-amino-4,6-dideoxygalactose transaminase codes for MIPFNKPYLTGKETFYIEDAVKTGKISGNGKYTQLCQDFFEKKYGFKKALLTTSCTDALEMCAILANIKEGDEVIIPSFTFVSTAIAFVRQGAKIVFADSCESNPNMDVAKLEALITSKTRAIVPVHYAGVACDMDKIMALAEKYNLLVIEDAAQAIDNYFISKNGEKKALGSIGHLAAFSFHETKNIIAGEGGLLAINDERFIHRAEIIWEKGTNRAEFFRGEVNKYGWVDTGSSFLPSEIIAAFLWAQIENLDAIQQKRLNLWNTYYDQLVNWSKSKNIKLIEVEPFSCNNAHMFYVVCESLEQRTALIKHLNQEGVHAVFHYISLHSSPYYNEKHDGRELVNSDAFTNRLLRLPLFYELEVEKVIQEVLKF; via the coding sequence ATGATCCCATTTAATAAACCCTACTTAACTGGTAAAGAAACGTTTTATATTGAGGATGCAGTAAAAACGGGTAAAATTTCTGGAAACGGAAAATACACTCAATTGTGCCAAGATTTTTTTGAGAAAAAATATGGATTTAAAAAAGCATTGCTAACGACATCTTGTACAGATGCACTTGAAATGTGTGCAATACTAGCAAACATAAAAGAAGGAGATGAAGTAATAATCCCAAGTTTTACTTTTGTTTCTACAGCAATTGCTTTTGTAAGACAAGGTGCAAAAATAGTTTTTGCAGATTCATGTGAAAGTAACCCTAATATGGATGTAGCAAAATTAGAAGCTTTAATAACTTCCAAAACCAGAGCCATTGTTCCAGTTCATTACGCAGGAGTTGCTTGTGATATGGACAAAATAATGGCATTAGCTGAAAAATATAATCTACTTGTAATTGAAGATGCTGCTCAAGCTATCGATAATTATTTTATTTCAAAAAATGGAGAAAAAAAAGCACTAGGAAGTATTGGTCACTTAGCGGCATTTTCTTTTCATGAAACAAAAAATATTATTGCTGGTGAGGGCGGACTATTGGCTATAAACGACGAAAGATTTATACATCGCGCAGAAATTATCTGGGAAAAAGGAACGAATAGAGCTGAATTTTTTAGAGGAGAAGTAAATAAATACGGTTGGGTAGATACAGGTTCTTCTTTTTTACCTTCAGAAATTATTGCTGCTTTTCTTTGGGCGCAAATCGAAAATTTAGATGCTATTCAACAAAAAAGATTAAATCTTTGGAATACTTATTATGATCAATTAGTAAATTGGTCTAAGAGTAAAAATATAAAATTAATTGAAGTAGAACCGTTTTCATGTAATAATGCACATATGTTTTATGTGGTTTGCGAATCACTTGAACAAAGAACAGCGTTAATTAAACATTTAAACCAAGAAGGTGTTCATGCAGTTTTTCATTACATAAGTTTACATTCTAGTCCCTATTACAATGAAAAACACGATGGTAGAGAATTAGTAAACAGTGATGCTTTTACCAATAGATTGTTGCGATTGCCATTATTTTATGAATTAGAGGTTGAAAAGGTTATTCAAGAAGTTTTGAAATTTTAA
- a CDS encoding glycosyltransferase family 2 protein: MIKIIHNTKHVVKVFLNETLIDVPSKKFSKVLFYIANKNPNEKIVWIDNRIVPNFNWNILQTIDINDKEIVFASNNNDLYLTNDIGFIDQNSLFRIPKEVSSFSWMISGDIGLVKASLINRISIKDIELNDSPNYFLHSLGIQLIKNGLFCRREPKLLLNGDKQFKEKKLNNFQLYKFVKQNYKVHWIIILFYCQLIYKRKFNLAPLLFSLFIKKRKFYFNNVSTSKCFEIDYQKVTVDVLIPTLGRKKFLKDFLIDLSEQTLKPKKVIIIEQNGILNSESELDYLFNEPWPFEIVLKFTHQLGACNARNIGLEYISNDWVFMADDDIRISNDFLEKSFLNILSHNFNAVNLNCLQKGQVSTFNNIHQTEIFGSGASIVKTEILKNCKYDMNYEFCFGEDFDFGMQIRNQGLDVVYLPEPIILHLKAPVGGFRIKPVLPWSNDEIIPNPSPTILLNFLKYKTKEQLLSYKTLYFYNKLLKSKLKFYSTLKKVKLQWEASEIWAKKILVK; encoded by the coding sequence ATGATTAAAATTATACATAATACTAAACATGTTGTAAAAGTTTTTTTAAATGAGACTTTAATTGATGTTCCTTCTAAAAAATTCTCAAAAGTTTTATTTTATATAGCAAATAAAAATCCTAATGAAAAAATAGTATGGATCGATAATCGTATAGTTCCTAATTTTAATTGGAATATATTACAAACTATTGATATTAATGATAAAGAGATTGTATTTGCAAGTAATAATAATGATTTATATTTAACTAATGATATTGGATTTATTGATCAAAATAGTTTATTTAGAATTCCGAAAGAAGTATCAAGTTTTTCTTGGATGATTAGCGGAGATATTGGATTAGTTAAAGCATCATTAATAAATAGAATTTCAATTAAAGATATTGAATTAAATGATTCACCTAATTATTTTTTACACTCTTTAGGAATTCAATTAATTAAGAATGGATTGTTTTGTAGAAGGGAACCAAAATTATTATTGAATGGAGACAAACAATTTAAGGAAAAAAAACTTAATAATTTTCAATTATATAAATTTGTAAAACAAAACTATAAAGTACATTGGATAATAATATTGTTTTATTGTCAATTAATCTATAAAAGAAAATTTAATTTAGCTCCTTTACTGTTTTCGTTGTTTATTAAAAAAAGGAAATTTTATTTTAATAATGTAAGTACTTCAAAATGTTTTGAAATTGATTATCAAAAGGTGACTGTAGATGTTCTTATTCCTACATTAGGTAGAAAAAAATTTCTTAAAGATTTTTTAATAGATTTAAGTGAACAAACATTAAAACCCAAAAAAGTAATTATAATTGAGCAAAATGGTATTTTAAATTCAGAGTCTGAACTTGATTATTTATTCAATGAACCTTGGCCGTTTGAAATAGTATTAAAATTTACACATCAATTAGGAGCGTGTAATGCTAGAAATATTGGTCTTGAATATATTTCTAATGATTGGGTTTTTATGGCTGACGACGATATTCGTATTTCAAATGATTTTTTAGAAAAATCTTTTTTGAATATTTTATCTCATAATTTTAATGCGGTTAATTTAAATTGTCTACAAAAAGGTCAAGTTTCAACGTTTAATAATATACACCAAACTGAGATTTTCGGTTCTGGCGCTTCAATAGTAAAAACAGAAATTTTAAAAAACTGTAAATATGATATGAATTATGAATTTTGTTTTGGGGAAGATTTTGATTTTGGTATGCAAATAAGAAATCAAGGATTAGATGTTGTGTATTTGCCTGAGCCAATAATTCTACATTTAAAAGCTCCAGTTGGCGGTTTTAGAATCAAACCGGTTTTACCTTGGTCTAATGACGAAATTATACCAAATCCTTCACCAACTATTTTGCTCAATTTCTTAAAATATAAAACAAAAGAGCAGTTGCTGAGTTACAAAACTTTATATTTTTATAATAAATTATTGAAATCAAAACTAAAATTTTATAGTACCCTTAAAAAAGTAAAACTACAATGGGAAGCAAGTGAAATTTGGGCAAAAAAAATATTAGTGAAATAA
- a CDS encoding class I SAM-dependent methyltransferase, with amino-acid sequence MNRIRKSIGVQDQAYQLHKEWLGDLSNKKVLDLGCFAGNYLSLYLAENAQEYIGIDLSDVAIAKLNERLKNIPTAKAVAVDFLTDEFSEKDFDIIYAYGVLHHFPNTTILIDKLNEKLKVGGLIVSYDPLETSWPIKLIRTLYRPFQSDAEWEWPFTRKTVEQYKKAFTILDRRGVLGKSKWMAIMNFLPLSQNKLNEIGRKWHNQDWEQSKTSDKVLYSCMHVTMLMKKN; translated from the coding sequence TTGAATAGAATAAGAAAATCTATAGGCGTTCAAGATCAAGCCTATCAGTTACATAAGGAATGGTTAGGAGATTTGTCAAATAAAAAAGTATTAGATTTAGGTTGTTTTGCTGGAAATTATTTATCTCTCTATTTAGCAGAAAATGCTCAAGAATATATTGGAATTGACTTAAGTGATGTGGCAATTGCTAAATTAAATGAAAGATTAAAAAATATTCCTACTGCAAAAGCTGTAGCAGTTGATTTTTTAACAGATGAGTTTTCGGAGAAAGATTTTGATATTATATATGCTTATGGTGTTTTACATCATTTCCCTAATACTACTATTTTAATTGATAAACTAAACGAAAAATTGAAAGTGGGTGGGCTTATTGTAAGTTACGACCCATTAGAAACTAGTTGGCCAATAAAATTAATTCGAACTTTATACAGACCATTTCAGTCCGATGCTGAATGGGAATGGCCATTTACTAGAAAAACAGTTGAGCAATATAAAAAGGCATTTACAATTCTGGATAGAAGAGGTGTGTTAGGAAAATCTAAGTGGATGGCAATTATGAATTTCTTGCCTTTATCTCAAAATAAATTAAATGAAATTGGGAGAAAATGGCATAATCAGGATTGGGAGCAGTCAAAAACTTCAGATAAAGTTTTATATTCATGCATGCATGTAACCATGTTAATGAAAAAGAACTAA
- a CDS encoding acetyltransferase: protein MNKILAVLGAGELGNQIAHLAVSDSHFDSVVFFDDFAELNSDTQFPIIGKSNAIFEAYTNKLFDALIIAIGYNHLEKKKEYFFKFKDQIPFATIIHSTCWIDATAIIEPGTVIYPNCVIDKGVQIKSNTLLNLSVTVAHDSIIQEHSFLAPRVAISGFVTIGECCFIGTNATIVDSIKISNSIKIGAGSVVIHSLENKAFYAGNPVRKIR from the coding sequence ATGAATAAGATTTTAGCTGTACTTGGAGCGGGAGAGTTAGGGAATCAAATTGCGCATTTAGCGGTAAGTGATTCTCATTTTGATAGTGTTGTATTTTTTGATGATTTTGCTGAATTAAATTCAGATACACAATTTCCAATTATAGGTAAATCTAATGCTATATTTGAAGCATATACAAATAAATTATTTGACGCATTAATAATAGCCATTGGTTATAATCATTTAGAGAAAAAAAAAGAATATTTTTTTAAATTCAAAGATCAAATACCATTTGCAACAATTATACACTCAACATGTTGGATTGATGCAACAGCGATAATTGAACCAGGAACGGTAATTTATCCCAATTGTGTAATTGATAAAGGTGTGCAAATAAAATCAAATACGTTGCTTAATTTGTCTGTAACAGTTGCACATGATTCTATTATTCAAGAACATTCTTTTTTAGCTCCTAGAGTCGCAATTTCTGGATTTGTAACTATTGGAGAATGTTGTTTTATAGGAACAAATGCAACAATAGTTGATTCAATTAAAATTAGTAATTCTATAAAAATTGGAGCTGGGAGTGTTGTTATTCACTCACTAGAAAATAAAGCTTTTTATGCCGGTAATCCTGTTCGAAAAATTAGATAA
- a CDS encoding ATP-grasp domain-containing protein translates to MKKLAIIGASYLQLPLVQKANEMGIETHCFAWPEGAVCKEVANYFYPISILDKQAILKQCSIIGIDGITTIATDMAVPTISYVANELGLVANSVFSSMVSTNKGAMREIFERYNCSIPKFQKIKSTQEKIKTFQYPLIVKPADRSGSRGVSKVVDENLLNDAIEYAISESFSKEAIIEEFIDGVEVSVETISWNGEHYILAITDKTTTSAPHFVELAHHQPSNLTADIQKKIKEETIKCLNVLDIKYGASHSEFKINANGEVVVIEVGARMGGDFIGSHLVQLSTGYDFVKGVIAIALGTFEKPVISHQNFSGVYFLSKETECILPYFKKSNEFDVEKLIQNEDLQFLQNSNDRSGYLIYQSNQRVNLI, encoded by the coding sequence ATGAAAAAACTAGCCATAATAGGAGCAAGTTATTTGCAATTACCTCTAGTGCAAAAAGCAAATGAAATGGGTATTGAAACGCATTGTTTTGCATGGCCAGAAGGTGCAGTTTGTAAAGAAGTAGCAAATTATTTTTATCCAATTTCAATTTTAGATAAGCAGGCCATTTTAAAGCAATGTTCAATTATTGGAATAGACGGAATTACAACAATTGCAACGGATATGGCAGTTCCAACTATTTCTTATGTGGCAAATGAATTAGGATTAGTAGCTAATTCTGTATTTTCTAGTATGGTTTCAACAAATAAAGGAGCTATGCGTGAAATCTTTGAACGTTATAATTGTTCTATTCCTAAATTTCAAAAAATTAAAAGCACTCAAGAAAAAATTAAAACTTTTCAATATCCACTAATTGTAAAACCCGCAGATCGTTCAGGAAGTCGAGGTGTTTCAAAAGTTGTGGATGAAAATTTATTAAATGATGCTATTGAGTACGCAATTAGTGAATCATTTTCAAAAGAAGCTATAATTGAAGAATTTATTGATGGCGTTGAAGTAAGTGTTGAAACTATTTCTTGGAATGGAGAACATTATATTTTAGCAATTACCGATAAGACTACAACTTCAGCACCACATTTTGTAGAGTTGGCTCATCATCAACCAAGTAATTTAACGGCTGATATTCAAAAAAAGATAAAAGAAGAAACGATAAAATGTCTCAATGTTTTAGATATAAAATACGGAGCTAGTCATTCAGAATTTAAAATCAATGCTAATGGCGAGGTGGTTGTAATTGAAGTTGGTGCCAGAATGGGAGGTGATTTTATAGGTTCACATTTAGTACAATTATCAACTGGATACGATTTTGTAAAAGGTGTTATAGCTATTGCACTTGGTACTTTTGAAAAGCCCGTTATCAGCCATCAAAATTTTTCAGGAGTTTATTTTTTAAGTAAAGAAACAGAATGTATTTTGCCTTATTTTAAAAAAAGTAATGAATTTGATGTTGAAAAATTAATACAAAATGAAGATTTACAATTCTTGCAAAATAGTAATGATCGTTCTGGCTATTTAATATACCAATCAAATCAACGGGTTAATTTGATATAA